The Acidobacteriota bacterium region CGTGGACTGGCGACCCGTTTCGTGCCGCAAACGTCCTGCGGCGCAGACTCCTAGGTGACCACGGAAGCAGCGGCGGCGGCCGGCGTCGAGTCGTCCAGTGCTATCGACCCGTCCCTGATCTGAATCACCCGGTGGGCGTGCCGAGCCACTTCCGGCTCGTGGGTGATGAGCACGATCGTGTTGCCCCCGCGGTGCAGCCCTTCGAGCACCGCCATGATCTCGATGCCGGTCTTGGAGTCGAGGTTGCCCGTGGGCTCGTCGGCCAGCACGAGGGAAGGGTTGTTCACCAGCGCGCGGGCTATCGCCACCCGCTGGCGCTGCCCCCCGGAGAGCTCGTTCGGCCGGTGGCTCATCCGATCGTCGAGCTCGACCAGGCTGAGCGCGGCGGTAGCCCGCTCGTGCCGGGCCGCCGCCGGCACACCGGCATAGATCAGGGGCAGCTCGACGTTGTGCAGCGCGGAGGCCCGCGGCAACAGGTTGAACGTCTGGAAGACGAACCCGATCTCCTGATTCCGGATGCGCGCGAGGTCGTCGTCGTTCATCCGGCTGACGTCCTTGCCGTTCAGCAGGTACTCGCCCCGCGTCGGCGTATCGAGACAGCCGATGAGGTTCATCAGCGTCGACTTGCCCGACCCCGAGGGTCCCATGATGGCGACGAACTCGCCGCGCTCGATGTCGACCGACACGCCGCGCAGCGCATGGACCTCCTCCGTCCCCATCCGGTAGGTCTTCCAGAGATCGCGGGTGTAGATCAGCGGCATAGGCTCGAATGTAAGGTGTGCGGCTCCCCCGTGTCTCGTGCCAGTGGAGGCACTAGCACCACAGACGCAGTGCGGGGCCCTCAGGTTCCCGGAAGCCCGCCCGGGGACATCCGGTCCGGCGCCCGGAACGGGCCGGCGTCAGATGGGCGGCGGCGGGGGCGGCACGATGTCCGTGCCTCCATGCGCCGCCGGCGGGGCCGCCCGCCGGAAAAGGAAGGCGCCCAGCAGACCGCCGAGCGTCGAGAAGATCGCGCTGACGATCAGCATGATGACGAACCCGAGGAGGACTCTCAGCGCCACGCTGGCCGACAACGCCTCGATGAGCTCGCGCACCTCCGGCGGCACATCGAGAGCGCCGACGTCGAGCATGCCCAGCGATCCCAGCACCATCTGGACCGGCACCGAAACGACCGCAAAGATGACCGCCCCGGCCACCCCCGCCAGCAGCCCCGCGAGCGCCCCTTCGCCCGGATCGAGAGGCTCGGCCCGTTCGCGCTGCAGCAGCCACGCGGTGATCGCTCCCCCGCCGGTCACCCACAGACAGCAGCAATTGCCCAGCTCGATGAGGGGCAGGGCCGACAGCACGCCGTTGAACGCACCGCCGATCAGGATCGCCTGCATGCGGGTCAATCGTAGTACTCCAGGCCGAGGTGGGTGATCAGCTCCTCGCCCCGCAGGTGCCGGAGCGTGTTCTTGAGCTTCATCAACTGGATGAACAGGTCGTGCTCCGGATAGAGGTCGCGGCGGTGGATGGGGCTCTTGAAATAGAACGACAGCCATTCCTGGATGCCGCTCATGCCGGCCCGTGTCGCGAGATCGAGGAACAGCGCGACGTCCAGCACGATGGGGGCGGCAAGAATGCTGTCCCGGCAGAGAAAGTTGATCTTGAGCTGCATCGGGTAGTCGAGCCACCCGACCAGATCGATGTTGTCCCAGCCCTCCTTGTTGTCGCCGCGCGGCGGGTAGTAGTTGATGCGGACCACGTGGTGCAGGTCGTCGTAGAGCGTCGGGTAGAGCTCCGGCTGCAGGATGTGGTCGAGCACCGACTTCTTGCTCTCCTCCTTCGTCTTGAACGACTCCGGATCGTCGAGCACCTCGCCGTCGCGGTTCCCCAGGATGTTGGTGGAGTACCAGCCGGACACGCCCAGCAGGCGCGCCTTCAGTCCGGGGGCGACCATCGTCTTCATCAACGTCTGGCCCGTCTTCAGGTCCTTCCCCGCGAGCGGCGACCCGGTCTGCAGGGCCAGCTCCTCGAGCGCCGGTACGTCGGCGCTCAGATTGGGGGCCGCGTTGGCGTAGGGAATCCCCTCCTTGAGGGCGGCGTAGGCATAGATCATGCTCGACGGGATGGCGAGATCCGACGCCTCGAGACCGCGCTCGAACGCTTCGAGCGACTGGTGGACGGGCGCCTCCTCCAGGTAGACCTCGGTGCTGCCGCACCAGACCAGGACGAGCCGCTCGACCCCCTGCTGCTCCCGAAACCGGCGGATGTCGGCACGGAGCTGCTCCGCGAGATCGCGCTTGCTGGCGCCCGACTTCACGTTCGGGCCGTCGAGCTTCTTCACATACGATTGATCGAAGACCGCCGGCCAGGGCTGCACCGCCTCGAGCTCCGGGCGGACCTGATCGAGCAGGTCGCGCCGCAGCACCTCGGCGTTGCACGCGGCCTGGTAGCAGTTGTCCTCGAAGATGTCCCAACCGCCGAAGACGAGATCGTCGAGGGCGGCGAGCGGAATGAAGTCCTTGATCAGGGGCGAGCGCCCGTCGGTCCGCTTGCCGAGTCGGATCGTGCCCATCTGCGTGAGCGACCCGGTCGGCGCGGCGAGTCCCTTGCGGATGGCGTGGACACCGGCGATGAGGGTCGTGCTGACGGCGCCGAGACCGGCGAGCAGAATCCCGAGGCGCCCCGTGGCCGGAGCGATCTGGCGGGAGCCTTGCACAGGCGGAGACTATATCATGGTGTTTTGGGCCTTGGCTTCCCCGCCGGCCGCTGCCGCCGGGCCGGGAAGCCGACTCGAGGAAGCCCGGCGCGGGCGCCGGACACGGATGGGGCGACGCCAGTGTTCAAGCTGAGAAAGAGCGGAGGTCCACGCGACCTGGAAGTGTCGATGGTCGGTCTCAAGCTCGGCGCGTCGGTGCTGCAGCTCGGCGGCCGGGATGCGGTGCTGATTGCCGAGCTCGCCAAGGCGGTGGGCATAAGCGGCGAAGCCGGCGTCGTGGCCGAGACGGACGCCGAGTGCGACGGCGTGCGGCGCGCGGCGAAACGCGCCGGCGTGCTGGTGGAGGCCAGAACGGGCCGGCTCGGAGCGCTGCCCTGCGACCCCGAGTCGTTCGACGTGGTCGTGGCGCCCGACCTGCTCGGGAGCCTGCGCATGAACGAGCGTGTCCTGTGCCTCCAGCAGGCGCTCAAGGTGCTGCGGCCGAACGGCCGGTGCGTCGTGATCGAGGCGGCCCCGCGCGGCGGCATCGGCGGCTTCTTCTCCCAACGGGAGCTCGATCGGACCTACCTGCTGAACGGCGGGGCCGCCGGCGCGCTCGAGGCGGAGGGATTCCGGGCCGTACGCCTGCTTGCCGAACGCGAGGGCAAGAGCTTCTTCGAGGGGACGAAATAGGGTGAGCGGAAATGTCCGTGCACCATCCGGCCCAGACCGCCCGCTCGGCGCCCTGCGCGCCTGAGGTCTACTCGGCCGACGAGATCGCGCAGGCGGCCGGCGTCGACCGAAGCGTGATCCGCCGCCTGATCGCCGCCGGCGAGGTGGCGACCGTGGATGGCGTGTTCGTGGCCGAACGGGAGGCGGCGCGGGCTTCACGCCGGCTGCGGCGCGAGCCGATTTCCACGATTCGTCCCGTCTTCGGCGGCGCCCTCCTCGACCGGGAACTCGGGGACTCTCCTTCCGGCGCCGTCTCGGCCGCCATGTCGACGCTGGCCCACGGCGCCCTCATACCCCTGCTGGTCATGTTGACCGCGGTGCAGATGACGACGGCGGCCGATCGCGCGTCCGATACCGACGGCCCCGCTCTGTCGCGCCTGGTGTTCGTGGCCGAGCCCGGGCCGGGCGGCGGCGGTGGCGGAGGCGGGTTGCGGCAGCCGCTGCCGCCGCCGCGGGCGGAGCGCCGCGGCGACAGCCGCACCAGCAGTCCCGTGCCGCCGCGCGAGGAGCCCGTCGCCGTGGAGGCGATCGAGGAACCGCGTCCCCCCGAGCCTCTGGAGCGCGAGGCGCTGCCCCGCATCGTGGCGCCGCTGATGGCGATGCGCGCGGACGGCCGGGATCTGCGCGGCCTGCTCGATCCTCCGCGGGCAACGACCCGGACGGTGTCGAGCGGCCCCGGCCGGGACGGCGGCGTCGGGGCGGGAGCCGGGCGCGGCGTCGGACCCGGTTCGGGGGCCGGTGTCGGCCCCGGCAGCGGCGGCGGGGCGGGCGGAGGACCTTACCGCATGGGGAGCGGCATCTCGCCGCCCGCGATCCGGCACGAGGTCAAGCCGGTCTACACCGCGGACGCGCTGCGGCGTGAGATCGAGGGCGACGTCGTCCTGGAGGTCGTGGTTCTTGCGAACGGGGAGGTAGGCGACATACAGGTCGTCCGCAGCCTCGGTTACGGCCTCGACGAGACGGCCGTGAACGCGATGCGCCAGTGGCGCTTCCATCCCGCCCGGAGACAGGGCGTCACGGTCGACGTCGTCGTCGAAGTGGCGATGGAGTTCCGGCTGCGCTGAGGGAACGATGGTCGAGATGACGCTGATCGCCGTGACGCTGCTGTCGCTGTTCCTGGCCATTGCGATGGGCGTGGTGACGTGGCGGCTGGTACAGGAGGAGCGGCAACGGTCGGCCGCACGGCTGGCGGCGCTCGCGGCCGAGCTCGGCGGCGAGGGATGGTCCGCGAGCGACGATCCCGATCCACTCGCGCCGCGGTCCGCGAACGAACTGCCGGATCGGTCCGCGGGGGACGGTGGCGCCGCGCGCGAATCGGAGGCCGGCATCGGCGGGCTGTTCTCTTCGCCCGTGCCGCCGACGCCGGCGGGCTGGGGGCGCCTCGCCGCCCTCGCGGGAGCGGCGGGCCTCGTACTGGCAGTCGTGGCAACCGTGTTCCTGTCCGGATCCGGTGCCGGTGACGCGGCGGAGTCGCTCGACGACGCCCGTCCGCCGCTCGATCTGATCGCGCTGCGGCACGCGGCCGAGGGACCGTTTCTCGACATCAGCGGGTCGGTGCGCAACCCGCCGGCGGCGGCCGGCGCCGCGCGGCTGTCGGTCGTCGCGATGGCGTTCGACGAAGCCGGAACGCTGGTCGCCACGCGCCGGACACCCGTGGAGACTCCCTCGCTCCCGCCCGGCGCCGACTCCCCGTTCACCATTCGTCTGCTGGCCGCCGGCATCAGCCGGTACCGGATCAGCTTTCTGCTGGACGAAACGACGATTCCGCATATCGATCGCCGCTCGGGCGTGCAACCTCCGGTCCCCGTGGGAGATGCGTCATGAGACACGCGTGCGCCGCCACAAGGTCGATTCCAGCCCTCCTCTCCGCCGTTCTGGTGACCGGTCTCGCGGCCACGGCGCCCGTGGCGGCCGCCGCCCAGGACGCGGATCGGCCCGCCTTCCGGTTCCGCACCGGCGTCGACCTGATCAACGTGAGCGCCACGGTGACCGACCGCCGCGGGCGCTTCGTGTCCGGCCTGGACAAGGACGACTTCCTCGTTTACGAGGACGGCGTGCCGCAGACCCTCACCCACTTCAGCCGCGAACGGGTACCCGTGAGCCTGGGCATCGTGCTCGACACCAGCGGCAGCATGGAGGGCGAGCGGATGGCGGCCGCGCGGAGCGCCCTCGACCGCTTCCTCTTCGACCTGCTCGGCCCGGACGACGAGTTCTTCCTGTATCGGTTCAACTACCAGCCGCGGCTCGTGCACGACTGGACCAACGACCCCGAACGGGTGAGCCGCGCGCTCGGCGGCATTCGCCCCCGCGGGGGCACCGCACTCTACGATGCGGTGGCCGACGCGGTGATGCTGGCCGAGCAGGGGCGGCACCGCAAGAAGGCGGTGGTCGTCATCTCGGACGGCAACGACACGAACAGCGAGATCCGCGTCCGCGACCTGCAAAGGTTGATTCGCGAGACCGAGGTGATGGTCTACGCCGTCGGCATCGACAGCCCGGGGCCGTCCCGGTCCCGCGGCGGCCGGCCGCCGGCCCCGCGCACGCGCCCGCCCGTGCGGGTCCCCTTCCCGATTCCCGGCGGCGGCGGGAGGGGACGCCTGCCGATCCCGCCGACGACCCGCGCGCCCGGCGGCGGCGTGGTGTTCGGCGCCATTGACCGCGTCAACGCGTCCGCGCTGCGGGACCTGACCGACGACAGCGGCGGCCGGACGGAGGTCATCCGCGGCGCCGGCGACCTCGCTGCCGCCACCGCGGGCATCGCCGACGAGCTGAGCCGCCAGTACTTCCTCGCCTATCCGGCGCCGGGCCACGCCGACGGACGCTGGCACGAGATCGAGGTCGAGATCCGGGACTCGCGGTATCGCGTCCGGGCGCGCCGGGGCTACATCGCGACGCCGTAGGGATACACTCCTACCCGCGCGATGGACGCCACCGACACCGTCTTCCTCATCGACGGCAGCTCCCAGATGTATCGCGCGTATCACGCGATACGCGGACTGAGCGCACCGGACGGGCGGCCGACGAACGCGGTCTATGGCTTCGTCACGATGCTCCGAAAGCTGATCGCGGACCAGCGGCCGGCGCTCGTCGCCGCCGCCTTCGACGTCCGGGGACCGACCTTCCGGAACGAGCTCGCCGCCGACTACAAGGCGAATCGCGCGCCCATGCCGCCCGACCTGCGCGAGCAGGTGCCGCACGTGCACGAGGCTTGCGCGGCGCTGGGCGTGCCGGTGCTCACGTACGAGACGTTCGAGGCCGACGACGTCATCGGGACACTGGCCGTGCAGGCCCGCGCCGCCGGTTTTCGGGTGGCCATCGTCACCGGCGACAAGGACTTCTTCCAGCTCGTGGGCGACGGCGTATCCGTCTTCAATCCGCGCGACCCCGGCACCTGGTACGACACCGACGGCGTGCAGGCGAAGTTCGGCGTCCGTCCCGGGCAGGTGATCGACGTCCTCGCCCTGATGGGCGACTCGGTCGACAACGTGAAGGGCGTTCCCGGCATCGGCGAGAAGGGCGCCCGCGAGCTGATCGCGGCGCACGGCTCTCTCGACGCGCTGCTGGCGCACACGGCCGACGTCAAGAAGAAGCGGCAACGAACGGCGCTCGAGCAGCACGCGGACGACGCGCGCAGGAGCCGCGAGCTGGTCACCATCCGCACCGATGTCCCGGTCCCGTTCGAGCCGGACACGCTGCGCTACCGCGGCCCGTCGCCGGATCTCTGCTTCACGCTCTTCAGCTCGCTGGGCTTCCGGACGCTCGTCGCCGAGTACGCGCCGACCGCGACGACGATCGAGAAGGACTACGGCGTGGTGCGGTCGGAGGCGGAGCTTTCCGAATTGCTCGACGCCGTCGGGCGCGCCGGGCGGGTCGGCCTCGGGGTGGTGGCCGGCGAGCCGGACGCGATGCGCGCCGACCTGGTCGGCATCGCGCTCTCGGCCGGGCCCGGTCACGCCCGCTACGTGCCGCTCGGGCACCGGACGCTGGAAGCGGACACCGGCATGGGACGCGAGGCGTTGCTCGGCGCGCTGGCGAAGCCGCTTGCCGACGCCGGCGTGGCGAAGGCGGGCCACGACCTGAAGCGGGCCGCTCTCGTCCTCGGCCGCCATGGCGTCCGGCTGGCGGGACTCGATGTCGACACGCTGCTCGCCAGCTATCTTCTCGACGCCACCCGGCCGGACCACGACCTCGGCGACCTCGCCCTGGAGAAGATCGGCTACAAGGCAATCGCGTCGGAGGACGTCTTCGGCAAGGGAGCCAAGGCGCAGAGTCCCGCCGACCTGCCCGTGGAGGCGGTGGTCGACTACGCCGGCGAGCGCAGCGACCTGGCGCTGCAGGTCGCGGACCATCTCCGCGCACAGCTCGAACGCGACGGGCTCGAGCCCCTCTACCGGGACCTCGAGTTGCCGCTCGTGCCGGTGCTCGCCGACCTGGAGCGCGCCGGCGTCCGACTCGACACCGACGCGCTGGCCGCACAATCGGTCGCGATGGACGCGCAACTTTCGGCGTTGCAGGACGAAATCCACGAGTTGGCCGGGGAGCCGTTCAACGTCAACTCGCCGCGCCAGCTCTCGACCATCCTGTTCGAGAAGCTGCAGCTACCGTCCCGCAAGCGCACCGGGAAGACGAAGGTCGCCTCCACGTCGGTGGACGTGCTCGAAGAGCTCGCCCTCGTCCACGATCTCCCGCGCAAGGTGCTGGAGTGGCGCAGCCTCGCGAAGCTCAAGGGGACCTACATCGACGCGCTGCCGCAACTCGTCAATCCCGAGACCGGGCGGCTGCATACGTCGTTCGCCCAGGCCGTGGCGGCGACCGGACGGCTCAGCAGCCACGACCCGAACCTGCAGAACATCCCGATCCGCACCGCCGTCGGGCGCGAGATCCGCGGCGCCTTCACCGCACCGCCCGGATCCGCCCTGATCTCCGCCGACTATTCGCAGATCGAGCTGCGGGTGCTGGCGCACCTTTCCGGCGACCCGAACCTGAGCGGCGCCTTCGAGCGGGGCGAGGACATCCACGACCGTACCGCGTTCAAGGTCTTCGGGGCCGACAGCGGACTCGACCCGCACGAGCTGCGGCGGCGGGCCAAGATCATCAACTACGCCCTGCTCTACGGCAAGACCGCCTTCACCCTATCGAAGGACATCGGGGTCGCTCCCAAGGCCGCGCAGACGTTCATCGACGCCTACTTCGAGGGCTTTCCCGCCGTGCGCGCCTACCTGGAGCGCACGCTCGAGACCGCGCGTGAGACCGGTGTCGTGACCACGATGCTCGACCGGCGGCGGCGCGTGCCCGACATCGCGAGCCGCAACGGCCAGCTCCGGAGCGCCGCCGAGCGGGTCGCCGTGAACATGCCCATCCAGGGCAGCGCGGCCGACATCCTGAAGCGCGCGATGATCAACGTGCACGCGGCGCTGCCGCCGGACGCCCGGATGATCCTGACCGTCCACGACGAGTTGCTGTTCGAGGCCCCCGAGTCGGATGCCCGGGAGATCGCCGACCTGGTCCGGATGAAGATGGAGTCCGCCGTCGAGCTGTCTGTGCCGCTGACCGTCGACGTAGGAATCGGACGGAACTGGAAGGAAGCGAAGGGCTGAGCGGGGCGCGTCGAGAGCCGACGCGCCCCGTGCGTACTACTCCTCCTTGTGCAAGTCCATATCTCCCTCGTCGTCGGAGACGCAGTCGTCGGTGTGCCAGTCGCCCTCCAGTTCGTCCTCCGTGAACTCGACGTGGGCGTGGACCACGCAGTCGTGGCCAAGGACGTCGTGGAACGCCTCTGCGAACCCGAACTCGAGATCGGCGTGCGCTTCTCCTTCTTCCACCATGCCCATCACGGGACCCCCGAGCTCCTCATCGGTCGACATGCCTGCCGCCATGAGCAGCGCGGCGATCGCCTCGGGCATCTCCTCCATGTGCCAGTCGCCGGTCACGTCCATGCCGGTCTGCATCAGGTGCACATGCGCGTCGCCGTCGATCAGCATGCCATGGACGTGTCCGTGCCACTCGCCGGTAATCATCACCGGCTCGGGTTCGGGCTCGGGCGCCGGCGGCGGTGTCGGCGTCGGCGCCGTCGGGGCGGGGTCATCGCCACAGGCGGCGCCCATCAGCGCAAAGCAGAGAACGACAGCCCAGCGGGCACGGTTGCTCTTGAACATGAAACGATCCTTTGCCTTTCTGCAAGCGCCCCGCCCTCCCTCGGGGCCTTGCCGGGGGTAGCGCCGCTCAGAGGCTGAGCGGCGCCGTGTTGAGTAATCCCGTGCTGTCGCCGAGCTTCTCGGCCGGCACGCCGGCCTTGTCGAGCACCGTCAAAAGCAGGTTCGTATAGGGCGTGTCCGCCGCGTAGGCACGGTGCCGTCCGCCGTGCAGCCGCCCGCCGCCGCCGCCCGCCACGAGGCACGGCAGATTCGTGTGCTCGTGGAGGTTTCCGTTCCCGATACCGCCGCCGTAGACGATCATCGAGTGATCCAGCAGGTTGCCGTCGCCGTCCGGCGTCTCCCGCAGCTTGCCGAGCAGGTACGAGAGCACCTGGACGTGATACGTGTCGATCTTCGCCTTCTTGGCGATGTACTCCGGGTCGTTGCGATGATGCGAGACGGTGTGGTGCTGGTCCGGCACCCCGATCTGCGGGTAGGGCCGCGGACTCGCCTCGCGCGCCATCATCAGCGTGAAGACCCGCGTGACGTCGGCCTGGAACGCCAGCGCCTGCAGATCGAACATCAGCTTGGCGTGATCCTCGAAGGTCTCGGGGATGTCGACCGGCCGCTCCGGCAACTCGACGAAAGACTCGTCGCCGCGCGACTCGGATCGCTGTACCCGCTGCTCGACATCGCGCACCGCGTCGAGGTACTCGTCCAGCTTGTTGCGGTCGTTCGGGCCGAGCGTCCCGCCGAGCCGCGCGACCTCGGCGGTCACCGAGTCGAGGATGCTCCCGGTCTGCCGGACCACCGCCAGGCGGTCGGCGGCGCTGCCGCCCTCGCCGAACAGCCGCTCGAAGACGACGCGCGGGTGCGCCTCCATGTCCAGCGGCGTGGTCTCGTTGCGCCAGGAAATCGTGTTCGAGTAGAAACAGTCGCCGGTGTCGCAGGCGATGGCGGTCGGCTGCTCCAGGGCCAGCTCCAGCGACGGCAGCGGCGTCTCCTTGCCGAACTCGCGCGCCGCGATCTGGTCCGCCGTGATGCCGAGCTTGATCTCGGTCGGCCCCTGGCGCCCGCGGCGCTCCCAGGCATGGACGCCGCTCAGCCAGGCGGCGGTGGCCCGCGGATGGTCGCCGTTGCCGTCGCCGAACGAATCGGCCTGCCGGTGCGCCAGCCCGCTCAGGACCAGCACCTGATCGCGGAACGGCTCGAGCGGACTCAGGATCCGCGAGAATTCGAACCCGCGGCCGGTCTGGGCGGGCACCCACTGCTCCTGGATGACGCCGTTCGGGATGTAGATGAACCCGAGCCGCCGGGCCGGCGCGGCCGCGGCGCGCGCCGCCGAGGACGCGGCCGGCACCATGGCGTCGAGGAACGGGAGGGCCAGCGTGGCGCCCACGCCGCGCAGGAACGTCCGCCGGGGCAGGGCTTTCTGCGTGATGATCATGATTGCGACATCCTCATCTGAAACGGCGTGCTCCGAACGATGCCCAGGACGATGGACGAGAAACGATAGTCGTTCTCCGCCGCCTCGCGCACGATGGCGCGGACGGCGGGCATGTCGTACGACTCGACGTTGCGGCCGAGCGCGTAGGTCAACAGCTTCTCGGTGACGGTGGCGACGAACCGCTCCGGCTCGCGCAGCAGCGCCCCCCGCATCCCGCCCGGGCCTTCGAACGAGGTGCCGTCCGGCAACACGCCCGAGGCGTCGATGGCGTCGTTCGACTCGCTGCGCACGCGCCAGCGGCCCACCGCGTCGAAGTTCTCCAGGGCGAAGCCGAGCGGGTCCATCTGGGCGTGGCAACTCGCGCAGGCCGGGTTGGCGCGATGCCGCTCCATCGCGGCCCGCATCGAGAGCGCCGCGCCGTCGTCGGTCCTCTCCGCCAGGGCCGGAATGTCGGGCGGCGGGGGCGGCGGCGGCGACGCCAGCAGGTTCTCCAGGATCCACTTGCCGCGCAGCACGGGCGAGGTGCGCGTGGCGTAGGAGGTCAGAGTCAGGATGCCGCCCTGCCCCAGCAATCCGCGCCGCGCCGTGCCGTCCAGCGATACGCGCCGGAAGTGGCTGCCGTAGACGTGCGGGATCCCGTAGTGCTTCGCGAGCCGCTCGTTGAGGAAGGTGTAGTCGGCGGTCAGCAACTCGCTGACGCCGCGGTCCTCGCGCAGCACGCTGTCCATGAACAGCGCGGTCTCTCGCTGGAACGCCTGGCGCAGGTTCTCGTCGAACCCGGGGAAAAAGCCGGGGTCCGGCTCCTTGGCCGCGACGTCCCGCAGGTAGAGCCACTGCTCGGCGAAGTTGTCGATCAACGCGCGGGAGCGGCGGTCGCCGAGCATCCGCTGCACCTGCGCCTCGAGCACCGCGGGGTCGCTCAGGGTGCCGTCGATGGCGTGCGCGAGGAGCTCGTCGTCGGGAATGCTGCTCCAGAGGAAGAACGACAGGCGCGAAGCGAGCTCGAGGTCGCTGACGCGGTACGGCGCGCCGGGGGCGACATCCCCGGGGTCGCGCTCGACGCGGAAGAGGAACTCGGGGCTGACGAGCATCCGTTCCAGAGCCCGCTGGACGCCGCGGTCGAACCCACCCTCCGCGCCGCCCTCCTCGTAGAAAGGCAGCAGCAGGTCGAGGTCGGCCTCCGTCACCGGGCGGCGGTAGGCGCGGCGCGCCAGGGCGGAGAGAATCTCGCGCGCGCACGGCTCGGCCGCCGTGACGCCGCCGTCCGGGCGGCAGGTGAAGATGCGCTCGCGGCTCGGCGTGTCGCCGGCCCCGTCGACCCCGTAGGGTCCGCTGAGCGTCACCGTCGAGATGGCCGGCTCGCGACGTTGCCCGCGACGCGACGCGCGTACCAGGCCCTCGTGCCGGGCCCCGGTCTTCTGCAGGAAGGCCACGGCGATCTCGCGCGGCCCCGCCCCGAGCGGCACCCGCACGTCGACCGGCGGCTCGGCCTCGAACGCGAACACGCCGCTCGCCCCCCGCACCAGCGGCCGGCCGCCGATGCTGAACAGGCTGACGCGCTCGCCGTCGACGCTCACCTCCACCGCATGTTCCTCGCGGGCGGCCTGGGCGAACTCGACCGTCAGCACGTACTCGCCGTCCGCCGGCAGGTGGCTGCGGATAACCGTCCCGCCCCGGGTGCCGAGGGGCAGGCCGTCGAGGTGGCTGTCCTGGATCAGGTCGCGGTCGAGCTGGTAGCGGTCGACGATCGGCGGCATGCTCGTGTCGCCGACGGCCAGGCGGCTGATCCTGCGCGCGGCGGCCAGGTAGCGCTCGAGGGTCGACGGAGAAACGAACAACAGCTCGGCGAGGTTGTCGAAGCCGCTGGTGACGTTGTCGGCCG contains the following coding sequences:
- a CDS encoding DUF1552 domain-containing protein; translation: MIITQKALPRRTFLRGVGATLALPFLDAMVPAASSAARAAAAPARRLGFIYIPNGVIQEQWVPAQTGRGFEFSRILSPLEPFRDQVLVLSGLAHRQADSFGDGNGDHPRATAAWLSGVHAWERRGRQGPTEIKLGITADQIAAREFGKETPLPSLELALEQPTAIACDTGDCFYSNTISWRNETTPLDMEAHPRVVFERLFGEGGSAADRLAVVRQTGSILDSVTAEVARLGGTLGPNDRNKLDEYLDAVRDVEQRVQRSESRGDESFVELPERPVDIPETFEDHAKLMFDLQALAFQADVTRVFTLMMAREASPRPYPQIGVPDQHHTVSHHRNDPEYIAKKAKIDTYHVQVLSYLLGKLRETPDGDGNLLDHSMIVYGGGIGNGNLHEHTNLPCLVAGGGGGRLHGGRHRAYAADTPYTNLLLTVLDKAGVPAEKLGDSTGLLNTAPLSL
- a CDS encoding DUF1592 domain-containing protein, translating into MTTRRDERALRRVRSAVAAVASGCLLASASPAMSAPAAAEGGVNAASVEATLNRYCVTCHNERIVNGRGTAPSMLVSQLRTAGLALDALDASHVGEDSDAWERVIRKLEARTMPPVGRPRPDEATYGEVVGWLEEELDRAAAAAPNPGRRPALHRLSRTEYQNAVRDLLALDDLPKEFDVSTLLPADNVTSGFDNLAELLFVSPSTLERYLAAARRISRLAVGDTSMPPIVDRYQLDRDLIQDSHLDGLPLGTRGGTVIRSHLPADGEYVLTVEFAQAAREEHAVEVSVDGERVSLFSIGGRPLVRGASGVFAFEAEPPVDVRVPLGAGPREIAVAFLQKTGARHEGLVRASRRGQRREPAISTVTLSGPYGVDGAGDTPSRERIFTCRPDGGVTAAEPCAREILSALARRAYRRPVTEADLDLLLPFYEEGGAEGGFDRGVQRALERMLVSPEFLFRVERDPGDVAPGAPYRVSDLELASRLSFFLWSSIPDDELLAHAIDGTLSDPAVLEAQVQRMLGDRRSRALIDNFAEQWLYLRDVAAKEPDPGFFPGFDENLRQAFQRETALFMDSVLREDRGVSELLTADYTFLNERLAKHYGIPHVYGSHFRRVSLDGTARRGLLGQGGILTLTSYATRTSPVLRGKWILENLLASPPPPPPPDIPALAERTDDGAALSMRAAMERHRANPACASCHAQMDPLGFALENFDAVGRWRVRSESNDAIDASGVLPDGTSFEGPGGMRGALLREPERFVATVTEKLLTYALGRNVESYDMPAVRAIVREAAENDYRFSSIVLGIVRSTPFQMRMSQS